A DNA window from Mucilaginibacter xinganensis contains the following coding sequences:
- a CDS encoding zeta toxin family protein has protein sequence MPNLYIIAGCNGAGKTTASYTILPEMLNCKEFVNADGIAAGLSPFNPEKVAIEAGRIMLSRIDSLLDDGVDFAIETTLASKSYVSLIKEASAIGYKITLVYFWLSSPQEAKQRVATRVSKGGHHIPDDVIERRYIKGIYNLIHLYLNICDYWAVFNNEAGRPEIVVSGEFNNPQMIFNSDIWKRIKKQSDETGKY, from the coding sequence ATGCCCAATCTATACATTATAGCAGGCTGTAATGGTGCCGGGAAAACAACGGCAAGCTATACCATATTGCCGGAAATGCTTAATTGTAAAGAGTTTGTAAATGCTGACGGTATAGCTGCAGGGTTATCTCCTTTCAATCCTGAAAAAGTTGCTATAGAGGCAGGAAGAATAATGCTAAGCAGGATTGATTCGTTACTGGATGACGGCGTAGATTTCGCGATTGAAACTACATTAGCTTCAAAAAGCTATGTATCCTTAATTAAAGAGGCCAGCGCTATTGGTTATAAAATAACACTGGTCTATTTTTGGTTGAGTTCTCCGCAAGAAGCAAAGCAGCGGGTTGCAACACGGGTGAGTAAAGGAGGTCATCACATTCCGGATGATGTTATTGAACGGAGATATATTAAAGGAATTTATAATTTAATACATCTTTATTTAAATATTTGCGACTATTGGGCAGTTTTTAATAACGAAGCCGGTAGGCCTGAAATAGTTGTTTCCGGCGAGTTTAATAACCCCCAAATGATTTTTAATTCAGATATTTGGAAGAGAATAAAAAAACAAAGCGATGAAACCGGAAAATATTGA